The following proteins are co-located in the Silene latifolia isolate original U9 population chromosome 1, ASM4854445v1, whole genome shotgun sequence genome:
- the LOC141649515 gene encoding uncharacterized protein LOC141649515: MRGKKGKLGYMAIKLDLEKTYDRLEWPLIKFTLTDMGLPERLVQAIMMCMKSTTLNVLWNGEKTETFVPTRGIPQDDVKTRVSNALNIAATEDLGMYLGMPTINGRVTKAIFDFISQKVYKCLSGWQSKNLSLAGKVTLAQSTLSSILSYAMQTAKLPRSLCDDLDKKTRRFI; encoded by the exons ATGAggggtaagaaagggaagttgggCTATATGGCTATCAAACTCGATTTGGAAAAGACATATGATAGATTGGAATGGCCTTTAATCAAGTTTACTCTTACTGATATGGGGTTGCCTGAGCGTCTGGTCCAAGCTATCATGATGTGTATGAAATCAACAACTTTGAATGTTTTGTGGAATGGCGAGAAGACTGAAACTTTTGTGCCTACTCGGGGAATTCCTCAAG ATGACGTAAAGACTCGAGTTTCTAATGCTTTAAACATCGCTGCTACGGAAGATTTGGGTATGTATTTGGGTATGCCTACTATCAATGGACGTGTAACGAAGGCAATATTTGATTTCATTTCGCAGAAGGTGTACAAATGCCTCTCTGGTTGGCAGTCCAAAAACCTCTCGTTGGCCGGTAAAGTGACTCTTGCCCAATCAACATTATCCTCGATTTTGTCCTACGCTATGCAAACTGCAAAGCTCCCACGCTCCCTTTGTGATGATTTGGACAAGAAAACAAGGAGATTTATTTAG